The Deltaproteobacteria bacterium DNA segment TGAAAAATTTAGTTTATGGAGATGGAAAATCAATATAGAATGTGTTTCCTTATAGAGGATTCTGCGGAAAGGAGGACAGTCTATTGAAATCGTTAGTAATTATGCTTTGTTGTGCAATTGCGTGTATCCAAATGGCAGGACAGGCACAGGCAGGAGAAAAAGAGTGCGTGCAGAAAGGCGAGTGGATAAACAGTAACGTTTATGAGGACAACGCTTTTGTGCTCGCCTTCGATAAGCTCGGCCGGGGTGTCGTGAATACGGCGTTCGGTGTGGTGGAGATCCCCAAGCAGATCGTAAAAAGGGCTTTTGACACCGGATGTGCTTCCGGATACATCTCAGGCCTTTTCGTGGGAACAGGCTATTTTGTTCTGCGGGAGATGGCTGGCATATATGAGATCGTGACTTTTCCCATACCTATTCCTGAGCATTACGCCCCGGTGATCGATCCGCTTCTGGGGTACAGACCGAGTGATGTCGAGTAGACCGGTTTCTTCAAATGACATACCTGTCGAGCTCAGATACGTACCCTGCCAAGGCCCTGGGGTTGGGGGCGCAGGGTGGGTATGTCGAAGGAAACGATTGGCTGAAAATCTGATAGCTTGGACTTATCTGCAAAGCAGATGTTCCAAGCTATTAGTTAATCTTCCCTCAAAATATTTCCGAAAAGTAAACAAAAGATCCCAATTTTGTTGCGCATGGATCAAATATTTGATATCTACTTAATAGACCTAACCCGGACAAGCCGGAACCAAAAGGTTTGAAGATAAAAAAAATTGATCACGAAAGCACGAAAATACGAAGACACGAAAGCCTGAATGTTGTTTTATTTCGTGCTTTCAATCTTTCGTGTTTTCGTGATTGTGTTTCAGAATTTTCTGCCGGAAAAAACGCGAAAATAATTACTAAGATACTAATAGGAATTAAAAAATCAGGAAAAGCGGGAGTAAGCTTCGTAGAAAAAAGGGGGGGATTTCAGAGGAGTGGTACATGCATTTCGATCCTTTTTATTGGTGACGGTATTAGGAGGGACAGAAAAAAATGAGTAAGACCTGTTTCCAATGCGGAGGGGAACTCCAGGTCAATAAGAACAAACCCTATCACTATACGGAATCCGGCCTGGATAACGTCGTACTTTTTGGCATTAACCAATATAAGTGCAAAGCCTGTAGTGAAACATTTGTGTCCATACCCATGATGGAGGAATTACATCTACTTCTCGGGAGAGAATTATGTTGCAAAAAAGGCCTTCTAACCGGCAAGGAAGTCAAGTTTATCCGTAAAGAACTCCATATGAAAGCTAAAGAAATGGCGCAAGCCCTGGGTGTTACAGCGTCAACCGTTTCCCGTTGGGAAAATGATAAGGAGCCTATTGGGGAAACACACGATCGTCTGCTGAGATCATTCTATATGCTTTATGCTTCGGAGCAGACAGAGAAAATCCTGCATCGGGATGCAGTGCACATTTTCTCGAATCTTCCAACAAAAAGAAAAAGGCTTCAAAAGACTACAAAACTTGAATTTAGCCCGGCCGACTGGATGGGGGGCAGGTATCCGGAATTCTGTCCTGCTTGATATCATCCTCTACCTAATCAGTGAGAACCGTTGACCCGATCAGGAGGGGATTGCGACGCATCCGGATCATCTAAGTGATCCGATTTCCTCCTTTCAAAAAGCCCGAGGCCTGCCTGTGCCGATACGGCAGACAGGTGCAACACACAAGGCAGGCGAGGAAATCGAAGCAGCGAAGCAAATGGAGTATTTTGAGCGGAATCATGGCCTGTTCAGAAAAATCGGTGGCAAGATCCTGAGCTCTTCTCCTGCATCTTTACATCCCTCAACCAGGATCAGTTTGGCAGGCAGATTCAGGTCGGGGTGAATCATTCTCAATCTCTTAGGTTCAAGGTTCAGCTCATGCATGCCGGCCAAAAGCCTGGCGGCACGGTCAGCACGATATATAAGGCTTATCCTGCCTCCGGGATGGAGTGCATAACGGGCTGCGGAGAGTATCTGGTCAAGGTCTGTCAGGATCTCGTGCCTTGCAAGGGTCTCCTGGGAGTTCTTGCAAAGTCTGCCGGATACCGGAGACCTGTAAGGCGGGTTGGCCACCACATGGTCAAAACTGCCCGCAGAAAATACTTCCGGTATTCTATTTAAGTCCAATTCATCAACCGTGATCTGTCCATCCAGATGGTTCAAACGGATATTCTTTCCCGCGATTTCGGCAAGATCTTTCTGTATCTCAAGGGCGGTTATTTTTACATTGCTGTGTTTTTTGGCAAGGACCAGGGCTATGACCCCACATCCTGTGCCAATGTCCAGGATATGATCGTATTTTCTGGGCCTGACAAAGTCCGCAAGCAGTAGCGAGTCTACAGAAAAACGGTACCCATACCTGGGCTGGAGGACCTTTATACCGTAATCCCTGAGACAGCCCTCCGTGACTTCAGATGAGATTTCTGGTAAATATGAAACTGATTTTTTTACGTCTTGAGTCATAGATTTTTGGTAAATATCCGGTGAACCCGCGGTTCGCTGTGGAAGTTGCCATCCGTGCCCTGCCGCAGAAGCGGTTTGCCTTTTGCAGGGTTTCAACCGCGGACCAAATTGCACTGCCTCTTTCGGTCTGCGATGAGTGAGCCTTGAAACCCGGAAAAAGGTAACCGCTTCAAGGCAGGATATAACGGGCTCACCGAATATTTACGATTTTTGCCGTTATTGTTTTTTGAGACCATTATAAACTATTATGACCTAAATTGAGCAATTAGCCTTTAGTGGTTAGCTATTAGTTTTATGATTACAGGATGTTCTGCTATTACAAATTAACATAATGCCTTGATTTTTCAAAGCTAAACGCTAACAGCTAACGGCTCTACTTAAATATGAAAAAGTAATCATGAGAGCGGTTTGGCAGAGGGTCAGTGAGGCCTGGGTTGAGGTGAGCGATAAGATCATAGGACGCATCGGCAAGGGAGTCCTTGTGCTCCTTGGAGTGGAATCAGATGACACCGATGCTGATGCGGCCTTAATAGCAGAAAAATGTTTGAATCTCAGGGTCTTTGATGATAAGGACGGCCGCCTTAACCTCTCGTTAGCTGATATCGGAGGAGAACTGCTTCTGGTATCACAGTTCACTTTGTGTGCGGATTGCAGGAAGGGAAGAAGGCCGTCCTTTGTCAGGGCCGCTGCTCCTGGCGAGGCCAACAGGCTCTATGAGCTCGTGGCCGATATGATCAGGGACAAAGGTATCAAGGTGAAGACCGGCCGTTTCCAGAGCCACATGAAGGTGCATCTGGTTAATGATGGTCCGGTGACGTTGTTGCTGGACAGCCGGAAGAGATTTTGATTAAGGCGTATGTCAGAGCAAGAGGCCATTGAGATCTTTGATGAGTGGAATCCGCCTCAACTAAGCGAGGAGGCGTCAAGCTGGCTGCTTTCTCAACTCACTCCCCAGGCCTTTTTGCGTTTTGCCCGGGCTATACAGCAAGACCCGGAAGGCCAGGCCGCGCTCTCCGGGTTCAGGATTTCTCATAATTCAATACAAAAGCCAGGCATCAAGCAGGCCATTTCAGTCAGGCTGGTATCACTTCTTGTGTCCTCGAGATGGGCGAGGAGTGCCTTTTTCATTATATCCTTTCCCCATGGCAGGTGGTTCAGATGGGCAGAGGTCATCGAAGTTCACGACGAGATCTGGCTGATGGTCAACTGGAGAGAGCTCATAAAGGGAACAGGAGATCCTGCCTTAGCCGTTGCCTTTGCCCTGGACGACCGTATCAGTCTGGCCAAAAGGGGCGAGAGGGCCTTAAAGACAAGGTCCATATGGACAGGAGAACTGGCCGGCTCTAAGGAGTTGTTGCCGGAGGCATGGGCTGAGTTCTCAGGACTCCTGGGGCCCCGGGAACTCAGGGATCCTTCAGATACAGAGGTATTGGAAAGCCAGCGGATCAGGCTTGAAGAGCTGTCGGCCAGGCTGCGGAAGGCAGAGCAGGATGGAATAAGACAGAAAAAGGCAAGAAAAAAGCTGGAGACCGGAATCAGGGAGCTGGAGGCCAAGTGCCTGGAACAGGAATCCTTTATCAGTAACCTCAAAGAGAAGCTGAAGGAGCAGTCAGGGCGTATAAAGGCCTATGAGACTGAAATGGAGTCAGAGATTGAGGCAAGGGTTGCCTGTTTTTACCGGGAGTTCTGTAACTGTGACATGTGCGAGGAAGAACTATGGAAAGACTCCATGAAAGAGGGCGGAAGCAAAGATCTCTTGCAAAGGGTGGAAAGTGCCCTTACCGCTCAAAGCCATCTGGACTCCAGATACGGTACCCGCTCCAGGGTGACTGCCAGGCTCAAAAAGCTGGAGTCCAAGTATGAGGAGGTTGAGAGGGCCCTGAGCGATGTCCTCGTTCCGGCCCAGTCACTGCTGAAGGCCAGAGAGGACCTGCAGCTTGAGATCGCCCGCTGGAGAGAGATGCTTCCGGGTGCAGAAGAAGCATGCTCTCCTCTGGCAGGAAGTCTCCTTGGGCATGCAAGGACCTTTAAGGTGAATGAGGAGGGGATCAGGCAGCTTGAGGCATTTTTGGCAGAGGTGGGACGTTCACCTATTGGGACATTACTCAATGAGGAGGAAAAGGCCTTTTTGCAGCGCAGCATAGGGATGCTTTTGGCCGAAAGGAGAAAGATTTGGCAGGCATGTATGCTGGCCAAGCATCCGCCTGTGCGCATCCTTCCGCACAAAGTGGATGATATTTCAAACCTTTCGGCCTTTGTACTGAAGCACCACGATCTGTGTTCAAAATCCGTCCTGCTGGTGGATGGCTATAATGCAATAAAGACCTCTGCCGAATGGGCAATACTTGACAGCCAGAACTTCACCAGGGCAAGAAATCGTTTTATTGAGCTCTGGGAGCTGAGGGCAAAGGACTGGAACAGGGTAGAACTTGTCTTTGACGGCCAGGAAGAACGTAATTGGATAGAGGAGCGGGGGCGCCTGATAGTGGTTTACACAGATGCCAGATTCGAGAACCAGAGAGCGGATATCTACATCCGGTCCCGAATGGAAGAACTCGATGCCGATAAACCCGATGCAAAGCTCTTTCTGATCACCGCAGACAGAGAGCTGAGGGACTCAGTCAGCCAGTGGTGTGATTACTTCATTGAGCCGAGATGGGCGCTAATACCTTATCTCAGCATAGAAGATTGATTCCGCACTGTAAGCGTCCACGAGGGTGCGCAGACATACTCCCTGTATTTCAAGTGCCCGACCTGCCTGCCGGCAGGCAGGCAACAAAGCAGATGCAGCACCCCGTGGACGCTTACCAGATCCCAAGCTTTCTGTATGCTTCGTAAAGGACTATCCCTACGGCATTAGACAGATTAAGGCTTCTCACTTTACCCCATATGGGAAGGTAAAAACTCCTTTCAATGTTTTTCTTGATAAGAGAAGGAGGAAGCCCCTCGGTCTCTTTCCCGAAGACGAGATAGCATCCAGGCGTGAAATCCGCTTCAGTATAGACATATTTACCCCTGGTTGAGAAATAAAGGAGGTCACCTCCGGCATTTTCAAGCATAAAGGTCTTTAAGCTGCTGTGATGTCTGACAGTTACACTGGACCAGTAGTCAAGGCCTGCTCTTCGGAGATTCCTGTCGTCGGTCTTAAAGCCAAGCGGATGGATAAGGTGAAGGACGGAGTTGGTTGCCCCGCAAAGCCGGGCAATGCTGCCGGTGTTGGGTGGTATCTCCGGCTCTACAAGTACTACATGGAGAGAAGGGAAAGATTCGGACTTGTCAAGGGATTTCATGCCATTTTTTTGATTTTTTCACGGCATTCAGGACACAATCCCTTCACATCCAGTTTATGATTCAGTATTTTAAAACCAAAACGCTCTTCCAGGTCCTTTTCGATGTCATTTAATCTCGGGTCTGTGAATTCCTCGATCTTCCCGCACTCAATACATCGAAGGTGGCAATGGTGTTCATGGCCATATATGTGCTCATAGTGCATGTGGCCGTCTTCAAAGAACACGTCCTGGACCAGGCCGGCTTCTATTAGAAGGGGAAGAAGGCGATATATGGATGCCTTTGAGATATGCATACCCTTTCGCCTTATAGTCAGATAAAGTGTGTCTACATCAAAGTGGTCATGGGTGGCAAAGATCTCTCTTATTATCTGTTCTCGTTCCTGGGTGTAACGCAGCCTGTTTTTTTGAAGGTACTCACGAAAGACTTGTAATTCCGATTTTTTTTGCATGATGAGGCCCTCATTTTGTGAATTTGAATAAATCGATGAATTATGGCTGAATTCGCGAAACATACTCAATAATTACTTTCTAAAGTGATCGGTTCCAGGTTCCAGGTTCAAGGTTCAAAGGTTATAGTCTACTTTACAGGGGTTCCAGGTTCCGGGTTCAAGGTTGACAACCTTTGAACCTTTGAACCTATGAACCTATGAACCTGTCTTATGTTGTACCTGCTGGAAATTGCCAAGTCAAGCTTAAAGCAAATCTTTATTAATAAGCATATGCTCAATATTATATGGAGATGATAGATGATGGCAAGGAAAAAAATAAAAAAAATTTTCAAGACATTGGGATTTGTTGGTGGAGGACAGATGGCAGAAGCCCTGATAAAGGGGTTGTTGTCAAAAGAGTTCTTAAAACCGGGCCAAATCACGGCATCTGATCTGTCCGAAGTCAGGAGAAATTATCTCGGGAAGACATTCGGGATAAGTACTACGTCCGAAAACAAGGAAGCAGTCAAGGGATCCGAGATTATTATCCTCGCGGTTAAGCCCCAGGTTATGTCCACAGTCCTTGAAGAAATTGGGCCGGTTGTGAGCAGCAATCATCTTGTCGTATCCATAGCTGCCGGAATAACTGTTCATTTTCTGGAAAAGAGACTCCCTGAGGATACAAAAGTAGTGCGTGTGATGCCCAATACTCCCGCATTGGTTCAGGCAGGGGCTGCAGCACTGTGCAAAGGGACTGCCGCCGGTCCGGGCGATCTGGATATGGTTCGAGAGATATTGGACGCAGTGGGCAAAGCAGTTGTAGTACCGGAGTCATTGATGGATGCAGTCACAGGGCTCAGTGGCAGCGGACCCGCATATGTTTTTACATTTATCGAGGGATTGATAGACGCAGGAGTGCGGGAAGGATTGCCAAGAACCGTTGCCCGGGACTTGGTGGTCCAGACCGTGCTTGGGGCGGCCCTTATGTGCCAGAATACAGAGAGACATCCGGCAGAACTGACTGCGATGGTGACCAGTCCGGGGGGAACCACTGTTGCGGGTCTGCATGTCCTGGAGCGGGGGGCCTTGCGTGGAATAATAATGGATGCGGTCAGGGCAGCAACCGAGAGATCCAGGGAGCTTGGTAGCTAAAAAGGGTGATAAACGTTATCGACCGGTTTTGGGAGGCAATTTTGACGAGACAAGAAACATGAGGCCGGCTACTACGGCAGACATGAAAAAGACCCATGGATAACCGAAACGCACCCAGATAACTCCAGCTATTATCGGGGCTATCATGGACACTACATGTTCAATTGAATAGCTCGTGGATATGGAGGCCGTCAGTTCATCTGCCGATTCAACTATCTTGGAAAGGTAGGTCACGTGGGCAGATCGTAAGGAAAACAGGCAGTCATCCAGGATAAAGCAGGTGAACAGGCACGGCAGGACAAGAGGTTGGGGGAGCGTTGTTTCTGCCAGGCCGTAACAGGCGCAAATTATTAGGAGTGCGAGGGAATCACTTATAAGCACAGTCCGTTCTCCCAGTATGTCGATCAGTTTTCCAAGGTACGGCTTCAGAAACAGGCCTACAACAGAAGATACCAGTAAAAGCCTTGCCATGTCCGGTGCATCCTGATCAAATATCCTGATGAGTACCCATGGTCCGAATACAAGAAATATCTGCTTTCGTACACCGAACAGGACGGCGAGCAAATAAAAAAGAGAATATTTTGCCCTGAATACAAAGCGCCTGCGTTTTGTCCCCGTATGTCTTTTTTCCTTGATGAAAAGCACGACTAAGGCCGAAAGCAATGTGATCAAGGCCGCAAACCAATAGAGCTTTTCATATCCGAGCCCCAATATGTCCATACCTATCCAGATGCAAGCAGTTCCTGCTATGGTCCCAAGGCTTCTGAGGCTTCTGACCATTCCGAATAGACTGCCCCTGGTCCCGGGTTCACTGAGGGCTACACAGAAGCTCTCCCTGATGGTCATTACCATATGTGCCCCGACAGACCAGACAAACAGCCAGGCTGTTACCCTTAAGACATCAGGTGAGAGGCTGGCAGCGCCCACAATGCCAAGGGCAATAATAAGTGTGGCCCCAAACAGGATCTTTCCTTCTTTGATTGCACTGAAAGGGGCCAGGAGCACAATGAGCAACATTCCAGGAAGTTCTCTTATAGTTTCCAGCACTCCCCTTTGGTCGGCACTCATATCATAGACATCCACCAGGAAGTTGTTAAGGCTGCTAAAAAAGATTCCAGTGGCAGCAGCACCCAGAAATGTGCTAAAGAGAAAGATCAGCTTCTGGTCCTTAAGGAGACGGAAAACGAGTGGATGTGCGTTATTATCACGCTTATGGGCTGTCATGGGCTGTCAGGTAAAACATGGCCGGGTGTTTGAGTGCCAGGATCTGTTATAATGCACATTAACTGATTAATTGCAATCTGCGCTTTGCTGTGAGGAATATAAATTAATAACATGGGTCTTACATCGAAAAAATATCTCAGCCGGGTCGAAGAGATCATTAAGAAGGCAGGGGCCGGAGAGGTCTATCCTGTCTATCTGTTTATAGGTGACAGACCTATTATTCATCCACAGATACATAGATTAATAGATTGCCTGGTCTCTGAAGAGGCGAAAGGGTTCAATTTCGAGATATTATCTCCTGATTTTTTCTCAGAGGGCAGGTTGCTCGAGCTTCTGGAGACCAGGGGTTTTTCCCCTGGCCGCAGGGTGGTCTTAGTGCAGGACCCGCCTTTACTGGTATCCGCGGATACTGCAAAGACCAGATGGAAGAAGATCCTGGCGGCCATGGAAGCGGGTGATGATGCCCGGGCAAAAGAGCTTGTTTCCAGGGTCTTCTCTGATTTGAGGATAGATGCAAAAGAACTCGCGGGGCTCTCTCAGAGACAGATGGA contains these protein-coding regions:
- a CDS encoding tRNA (uridine(34)/cytosine(34)/5-carboxymethylaminomethyluridine(34)-2'-O)-methyltransferase TrmL, whose amino-acid sequence is MKSLDKSESFPSLHVVLVEPEIPPNTGSIARLCGATNSVLHLIHPLGFKTDDRNLRRAGLDYWSSVTVRHHSSLKTFMLENAGGDLLYFSTRGKYVYTEADFTPGCYLVFGKETEGLPPSLIKKNIERSFYLPIWGKVRSLNLSNAVGIVLYEAYRKLGIW
- the proC gene encoding pyrroline-5-carboxylate reductase, with the translated sequence MARKKIKKIFKTLGFVGGGQMAEALIKGLLSKEFLKPGQITASDLSEVRRNYLGKTFGISTTSENKEAVKGSEIIILAVKPQVMSTVLEEIGPVVSSNHLVVSIAAGITVHFLEKRLPEDTKVVRVMPNTPALVQAGAAALCKGTAAGPGDLDMVREILDAVGKAVVVPESLMDAVTGLSGSGPAYVFTFIEGLIDAGVREGLPRTVARDLVVQTVLGAALMCQNTERHPAELTAMVTSPGGTTVAGLHVLERGALRGIIMDAVRAATERSRELGS
- a CDS encoding transcriptional repressor, yielding MFREFSHNSSIYSNSQNEGLIMQKKSELQVFREYLQKNRLRYTQEREQIIREIFATHDHFDVDTLYLTIRRKGMHISKASIYRLLPLLIEAGLVQDVFFEDGHMHYEHIYGHEHHCHLRCIECGKIEEFTDPRLNDIEKDLEERFGFKILNHKLDVKGLCPECREKIKKMA
- a CDS encoding SAM-dependent methyltransferase, producing MTQDVKKSVSYLPEISSEVTEGCLRDYGIKVLQPRYGYRFSVDSLLLADFVRPRKYDHILDIGTGCGVIALVLAKKHSNVKITALEIQKDLAEIAGKNIRLNHLDGQITVDELDLNRIPEVFSAGSFDHVVANPPYRSPVSGRLCKNSQETLARHEILTDLDQILSAARYALHPGGRISLIYRADRAARLLAGMHELNLEPKRLRMIHPDLNLPAKLILVEGCKDAGEELRILPPIFLNRP
- a CDS encoding D-tyrosyl-tRNA(Tyr) deacylase — translated: MRAVWQRVSEAWVEVSDKIIGRIGKGVLVLLGVESDDTDADAALIAEKCLNLRVFDDKDGRLNLSLADIGGELLLVSQFTLCADCRKGRRPSFVRAAAPGEANRLYELVADMIRDKGIKVKTGRFQSHMKVHLVNDGPVTLLLDSRKRF